A single genomic interval of Electrophorus electricus isolate fEleEle1 chromosome 4, fEleEle1.pri, whole genome shotgun sequence harbors:
- the LOC113585900 gene encoding keratin-associated protein 4-12-like, giving the protein MGCVVTCTVYVGYVFTCTVYVGCVFTCTVYVGCVVTCTVYVGCVFTCTVYVGCVFTCTVYVGCVFTCTVYVGCEFTCTVYVGCVVTCTVYVGCVFTCTVYVDCVVTCTVYVGCVFTCTVYVDCVVTCTVYVGCVVTCTVYVGCVFTCTVYVGCVVTCTVYVGCVVTCTVYVGCVVTCTVYVGCVVTCTVYVGCVVTCTVYVGCAQNLKNGL; this is encoded by the coding sequence ATGGGCTGTGTGGTCACCTGCACAGTGTACGTGGGCTATGTGTTCACCTGCACAGTGTACGTGGGCTGTGTGTTCACCTGCACGGTGTACGTGGGCTGTGTGGTCACCTGCACAGTGTACGTGGGCTGTGTGTTCACCTGCACAGTGTACGTGGGCTGTGTGTTCACCTGCACAGTGTACGTGGGCTGTGTGTTCACCTGCACAGTGTACGTGGGCTGTGAGTTCACCTGCACAGTGTACGTGGGCTGTGTGGTCACCTGCACAGTGTACGTGGGCTGTGTGTTCACCTGCACAGTGTACGTGGACTGTGTGGTCACCTGCACAGTGTACGTGGGCTGTGTGTTCACCTGCACAGTGTACGTGGACTGTGTGGTCACCTGCACAGTGTACGTGGGCTGTGTGGTCACCTGCACAGTGTACGTGGGCTGTGTGTTCACCTGCACGGTGTACGTGGGCTGTGTGGTCACCTGCACGGTGTACGTGGGCTGTGTGGTCACCTGCACGGTGTACGTGGGCTGTGTGGTCACCTGCACGGTGTACGTGGGCTGTGTGGTCACCTGCACAGTGTACGTGGGCTGTGTGGTCACCTGCACGGTGTATGTAGGCTGTGCGCAGAACCTGAAAAATGGACTGTGA
- the si:ch211-151h10.2 gene encoding uncharacterized protein si:ch211-151h10.2: GVADFTRSGEVESQGRKGGEGEGEAEQGSSWKILHWRCWPGWLRCLAPLAAAWSVVQLEAPLHPSVGLMEATWRLCLAGVLWTGLGLVAALACLLLRHAARPQREMVSQNVEESMRKTGQSQQECLISEHKAGRLVAVASALLDGLVVSVLQEPLSEPSLSQLRGLLVRLEAVSQAVSEGGLPDWPPLKVSEKEQEEEARMSEEESLLVARARHICTYLQDRVRALSSFLQVQAKYCACVADIQQGLQEHWEQLETLHSKVTLQPQAAGDPSDPGDPRTVLTCTQSLYTQLGVFRSRVHESESHLNTITNLLQELKEEQERLAGSVGLTLGPVWIKDFLQCNTEQFEKVYKDFTCLEQQMQTFVLHLRGLQASAQERDMSTDARHLNVAPPTALCSAPTYRAAGPGPFTDPEPLPRARSAVSAMDCLCGFRRRR; encoded by the exons GGTGTCGCGGACTTTACGCGGAGCGGAGAGGTGGAGAGCCAAGGACGGAAGGgcggggagggggagggagaggcgGAGCAGGGATCCAGCTGGAAAAT ACTGCACTGGAGATGTTGGCCTGGATGGCTTCGCTGCCTGGCCCCGTTAGCCGCAGCGTGGTCGGTGGTCCAGCTGGAAGCGCCCCTCCACCCGTCGGTGGGCCTGATGGAGGCCACGTGGAGGCTGTGCCTGGCTGGCGTGCTGTGGACAGGCCTCGGTCTGGTCGCCGCTCTCGCTTGCCTGCTTCTGCGGCACGCGGCGAGACCGCAGCGG GAGATGGTCTCCCAGAACGTAgaagagagcatgagaaagacaGGCCAATCCCAGCAGGAGTG TCTCATCAGTGAGCACAAGGCAGGTCGACTCGTAGCTGTGGCCAGTGCTCTGCTGGACGGCCTGGTGGTCTCCGTGCTCCAGGAACCCCTGTCAGAGCCCAGTCTTTCCCAGCTACGTGGCCTCCTTGTCAGGCTGGAA GCAGTGTCCCAGGCAGTCAGCGAAGGGGGCCTTCCTGACTGGCCACCACTGAAGGTCAGTGAAAaggagcaagaggaggaggCCAGAATGAGTGAAGAAGAGTCCTTACTGGTTGCCAGAGCCAGACACATCTGCACTTACTTGCAGGACAG ggtgagGGCTTTGAGCTCTTTCCTGCAGGTACAGGCTAAgtactgtgcgtgtgtggctgATATCCAACAGGGGCTGCAAGAACACTGGGAGCAGCTGGAGACTCTCCACTCCAAAGTGACCCTGCAGCCCCAAGCAGCTGGCGACCCTAGCGACCCTGGCGACCCTCGCACGGTGCTCACGTGCACACAG AGCCTTTACACACAACTAGGTGTTTTCAGGAGTAGGGTTCATGAGTCCGAGTCCCACTTGAACACCATCACAAACCTGTTACAG gagctgaaggaggagcaggagcgTCTGGCTGGGTCTGTGGGTCTCACACTGGGCCCTGTATGGATCAAAGACTTCCTGCAGTGCAACACTGAACAG TTTGAAAAGGTCTACAAGGATTTCACATGCCTGGAGCAGCAGATGCAGACCTTTGTTTTGCACCTGAGAGGTCTGCAAGCATCAGCACAGGAGCGAGACATGTCCACGGATGCAAGGCATCTGAACGTGGCCCCTCCCACTGCTCTCTGCTCCGCGCCCACGTATAGGGCCGCCGGACCCGGCCCTTTCACGGATCCGGAACCGTTGCCCAGAGCCCGCTCTGCAGTCTCAGCTATGGACTGCCTGTGTGGGTTCAGACGTCGGAGGTGA